From Lolium perenne isolate Kyuss_39 chromosome 5, Kyuss_2.0, whole genome shotgun sequence, a single genomic window includes:
- the LOC139831177 gene encoding uncharacterized protein codes for MCLTARFLPPSDASAQAPRGHRRRRSFSRPAPLPAGLAGSRFSVLAEESSSESCLSDQENPSSSSSPASPRSDPERITLDVRNLPAGAASPQRAVSSGLPSPLECRGGSPAALVLDLGLECFPALPSGPPRLGCCPSPPPRVLVGSLQVPLPSAGEALAGSVVPLAAASSSGSPVRRADGETTVVPGLAPGLVGLSGPTHTGPPSLAQPNCLRYKWVWTPVGSSQTLASLQFPASATDLRRSGIQPPPSRPAPMDRNRADRQSNKRPFEDEVPPAERRRELELRHRAEREHELRRQDWERERSPDRRYAGQSFRYDGAGRPAYNHDSRRFQEEGEFVPPRQQKSARHFKPRNPAPAASAPPPSTAGSSQVESIGVDPLAPKTKITCFNCSTPGHFQSNCTRPPHCVLCDVDGHTTGMCPNANRPTELKWFGFAIDGGAFYAFDCPPLESNPKHDNMAYVLAEATEEAINEGLKKLIDETWDFQVRKVADSEFAVLFPNADSLRLCKNATNLTLPVSKITVVVSEVRPAPKPSGRLQEVWVRLHDVPPPLLSSANLMAAMVMLGKPLIVDELSLSKDEPVLMKFHTPVPAKLRTTVNLSVHGEIFPIRVVPEPSKGSVSATDLPPPPHNDKDDQDDDEEEETEELSASDHNWKRQKAKSGDKSGAPSSNATSAGTKKTSLQIVTTAALQTVKKIRKKSGVKPSPALKAGTSECQAPLECPSPRSPVAKTLMPNSFDQYGSNLVLLQSPPECSPVGSMSFPQLSAPLSGNTPSSVIISSPEASSPALHLSPLKAAKLSAADREEVGWQSPIHWEFDNETLAIRCQKLKKKKELSQGSAPAQRKGFINLLAEISASAPASKAPRSAVVPSTPLAPVSASKSASIHSKTASSAGGLPATTPTSGSRRSTRAGGQTGEPVLQKAIRRAVEKETPAMATSCKK; via the exons ATGTGTCTGACCGCGCGCTTCCTCCCTCCCTCCGACGCGTCGGCGCAGGCGCCCCgtggccaccgccgccgtcgcagTTTCTCTCGCCCGGCGCCCTTGCCGGCTGGGCTCGCTGGATCTCGGTTCTCCGTGCTTGCTGAGGAAAGCTCTAGTGAGAGCTGCCTCTCCGACCAGGAGAACCCATCATCGAGCTCCTCCCCTGCTTCCCCCAGATCTGATCCAGAGCGGATCACCCTGGATG TGCGCAACCTCCCCGCTGGTGCCGCTTCCCCGCAGCGTGCGGTCTCGTCGGGGCTCCCCTCGCCGCTCGAGTGTCGAGGCGGATCGCCGGCTGCGCTGGTTCTGGATCTTGGCCTGGAGTGTTTCCCGGCTCTGCCCTCGGGCCCTCCGAGACTTGGGTGCTGCCCGTCTCCTCCGCCGCGCGTCCTGGTGGGCTCGCTGCAGGTTCCGCTCCCCTCTGCCGGCGAAGCGCTCGCTGGCTCGGTGGTGCCcctggccgccgcctcctcctctggctcGCCTGTGCGACGCGCCGACGGGGAGACAACTGTTGTCCCTGGGCTGGCTCCTGGGCTTGTGGGCCTGAGCGGCCCAACGCATACCGGCCCACCTTCTTTGGCCCAGCCCAACTGCTTGAGGTATAAGTGGGTTTGGACCCCGGTCGgctcctcccaaaccctagcatctCTTCAGTTCCCCGCATCTGCCACTGATCTCCGCCGCTCTGGTATCCAGCCGCCTCCCTCCCGCCCTGCTCCCATGGACCGCAACCGCGCCGATCGCCAATCCAACAAACGCCCTTTTGAAGATGAGGTTCCGCCGGCAGAGCGCCGCCGCGAACTCGAGCTGCGCCACCGTGCCGAACGTGAGCATGAGCTCCGCCGCCAGGACTGGGAGCGAGAGCGCTCGCCAGACCGCCGGTACGCGGGCCAGTCCTTCCGGTATGATGGGGCAGGGCGCCCTGCGTACAATCATGATAGCCGCCGTTTCCAGGAAGAAGGCGAGTTCGTCCCGCCGCGCCAGCAGAAGTCAGCTAGGCACTTCAAGCCAAGGAATCCTGCACCTGCTGCTTCTGCTCCTCCCCCGTCCACTGCTGGCTCCTCCCAGGTGGAATCCATTGGGGTGGATCCCCTGGCGCCCAAGACCAAGATCACCTGCTTCAACTGTTCCACCCCCGGCCATTTCCAATCCAACTGCACCCGTCCTCCTCACTGTGTGCTCTGTGATGTAGATGGCCACACAACTGGCATGTGTCCGAATGCCAACAGACCAACCGAGCTCAAATGGTTTGGGTTCGCGATTGATGGGGGTGCGTTCTACGCGTTTGACTGCCCTCCACTCGAATCCAACCCAAAACATGACAATATGGCCTATGTTCTTGCTGAAGCTACTGAAGAGGCGATCAATGAAGGGCTCAAGAAGCTGATTGATGAAACCTGGGACTTTCAGGTGCGCAAGGTTGCAGATTCAGAGTTTGCGGTCCTCTTTCCCAATGCCGATAGCCTCAGGCTCTGTAAGAATGCTACTAATCTCACCCTGCCAGTTAGCAAGATCACTGTGGTAGTTTCTGAAGTAAGGCCTGCTCCCAAACCTTCCGGGAGGCTGCAGGAAGTCTGGGTGAGGCTCCACGACGTGCCCCCGCCGCTGCTTTCCTCAGCCAATCTGATGGCAGCCATGGTAATGCTTGGAAAACCCCTCATTGTCGACGAGCTCTCCCTCTCTAAGGACGAACCGGTGCTCATGAAGTTCCATACTCCTGTCCCGGCTAAGCTTAGAACTACTGTCAATCTTTCTGTGCATGGGGAAATCTTTCCGATTCGGGTGGTTCCTGAACCGAGCAAGGGTTCAGTTAGTGCAACTGACCTGCCTCCTCCACCACACAATGACAAGGATGATCaggacgacgatgaagaagaggaaacgGAGGAACTCAGTGCGTCGGATCACAACTGGAAACGACAGAAGGCCAAGTCGGGCGACAAATCTGGAGCCCCCTCCTCAAACGCCACCTCGGCAGGCACCAAGAAGACTTCTCTTCAGATCGTGACTACAGCCGCTCTCCAAACAGTCAAGAAAATCAGGAAGAAATCCGGGGTCAAGCCATCGCCTGCTCTCAAGGCCGGGACTAGCGAGTGTCAGGCTCCTCTGGAATGTCCCTCGCCGCGCTCTCCAGTTGCGAAAACCCTCATGCCCAACTCCTTCGACCAATATGGTTCCAACCTGGTGCTTCTGCAGTCGCCTCCGGAATGCTCCCCGGTCGGGTCCATGTCCTTCCCCCAGCTCTCAGCGCCGCTCTCCGGCAATACCCCTTCGTCTGTAATCATATCGTCACCGGAGGCCAGCTCTCCAGCTCTCCACCTCTCCCCTCTTAAAGCGGCAAAGCTGTCTGCTGCAGATAGAGAGGAGGTAGGCTGGCAGAGCCCGATTCATTGGGAGTTTGACAACGAGACCTTAGCTATTCGCTGCCAGAAGCTTAAGAAGAAGAAGGAGCTTTCCCAGGGCTCGGCTCCAGCtcagaggaagggcttcatcaaCCTCCTGGCCGAAATCTCGGCCTCCGCTCCTGCTTCCAAGGCTCCGCGCTCGGCGGTTGTTCCCTCCACTCCCCTGGCACCAGTGTCGGCCTCCAAGTCGGCTTCTATCCACTCCAAGACGGCGTCCTCAGCAGGCGGCCTGCCGGCGACCACCCCAACGTCTGGTTCAAGAAGGAGCACGCGCGCCGGGGGCCAGACCGGGGAACCAGTCCTGCAGAAGGCCATCCGTCGGGCCGTGGAGAAGGAAACCCCAG